In the Leptolyngbya sp. FACHB-261 genome, one interval contains:
- a CDS encoding nuclear transport factor 2 family protein yields MNTKTTSIQNTSSVLLKMEAAINAHDIDTFVNCFAPDFLGEQPVHPERNLIGAEQVRKNWTALFAQVPDI; encoded by the coding sequence GTGAACACAAAAACTACTTCTATTCAAAACACTTCCTCAGTTTTGCTCAAGATGGAAGCTGCAATCAATGCTCATGACATTGATACGTTCGTGAACTGCTTTGCTCCTGACTTTTTGGGTGAACAACCCGTTCATCCAGAACGAAACCTCATCGGTGCAGAACAGGTGCGAAAGAACTGGACTGCTCTCTTCGCTCAAGTTCCTGACATCTAG
- a CDS encoding SDR family oxidoreductase: protein MSTVENKVIAITGASSGIGEATARLLARQGLRVVLGARRTDRLEAIAAEIRSKGGEAEYRTLDVTNLEDMQAFVKFAQDKFGRLDVVVNNAGLMPLSKLEVLKIDEWNRMIDVNIRGVLHGIAAALPLFKQQRSGQFVNLSSIGGHNVYPTAAVYCATKFAVWAISEGLRQESTDIRVTVISPGVTETELASTITDAEAAEWVEGFREAMIPAEAIARAIAFAIEQPADVDVNEIIVRPIGQMS, encoded by the coding sequence ATGTCAACTGTTGAGAACAAAGTTATTGCGATTACTGGAGCTAGTAGCGGTATTGGTGAAGCAACTGCTAGATTGCTGGCTCGTCAGGGTTTACGGGTTGTGTTAGGGGCGCGACGCACCGATCGACTGGAAGCAATTGCTGCCGAAATTCGCTCTAAGGGTGGCGAAGCAGAATATCGTACTCTTGATGTCACCAACCTCGAAGACATGCAAGCCTTTGTCAAGTTTGCCCAAGATAAATTTGGTCGCCTTGATGTTGTGGTGAACAATGCAGGCTTGATGCCACTCTCCAAGCTAGAGGTGCTGAAGATCGATGAATGGAACCGCATGATTGATGTGAACATTCGCGGTGTGCTTCACGGGATTGCTGCTGCGCTACCTCTCTTTAAGCAGCAACGATCAGGGCAGTTTGTCAATCTATCCTCGATCGGCGGGCACAACGTCTATCCAACCGCCGCCGTGTACTGCGCCACTAAGTTTGCAGTTTGGGCGATTTCCGAGGGACTGCGGCAAGAATCGACAGACATTCGGGTTACGGTGATTTCGCCTGGAGTGACAGAAACTGAACTTGCCAGCACGATCACGGATGCTGAAGCAGCGGAATGGGTGGAGGGATTTCGTGAGGCAATGATTCCAGCAGAAGCGATCGCGCGTGCGATTGCCTTTGCGATCGAGCAACCCGCCGACGTAGATGTCAATGAAATCATTGTTCGACCGATTGGACAAATGAGCTAA
- a CDS encoding SDR family oxidoreductase translates to MILQDKVALVTGGASGIGRATAIAFGAARAKVVFSDIRRVEGEETADLIRETGAECLFVKSDVSSEADVQALVQKTVATYGKLDCAFNNAGIDLVVTPLHEQSIEDFDKIMSINARGLFLCMKYEIQQMLTQGAGAIVNNSSTNGLVALPGISPYVASKHAVMGLTRSAALDYAKQGIRINAVNPGPIATDLMARSADQMGITFDDLGSMVPMGRIGQAAEIAQAVIFLCSDAASYITGQSLAIDGGYTAS, encoded by the coding sequence ATGATACTGCAAGATAAAGTGGCGTTAGTTACGGGAGGCGCATCGGGCATTGGCCGAGCTACTGCGATCGCCTTCGGTGCTGCTAGAGCCAAAGTGGTCTTCTCGGACATACGCCGTGTAGAAGGTGAAGAAACGGCTGATTTGATTCGCGAGACTGGAGCGGAATGCTTGTTCGTGAAATCAGATGTATCGAGTGAAGCGGATGTGCAAGCTCTGGTGCAAAAAACGGTCGCAACCTACGGCAAACTCGATTGTGCCTTTAACAATGCTGGAATCGATCTTGTTGTTACACCGCTGCATGAACAATCGATCGAGGATTTTGACAAGATCATGTCGATCAATGCGCGAGGGCTATTTCTCTGTATGAAATACGAAATTCAGCAGATGCTAACCCAAGGCGCAGGCGCGATCGTGAACAATTCATCAACGAATGGTCTGGTTGCGTTGCCAGGGATCTCTCCTTACGTTGCCAGCAAACATGCCGTGATGGGGTTAACGCGATCGGCTGCCCTCGATTATGCCAAACAGGGCATTCGGATCAATGCTGTCAATCCGGGTCCCATTGCGACTGACCTCATGGCTCGTAGCGCTGACCAGATGGGCATCACGTTCGATGATCTCGGGTCTATGGTTCCGATGGGTCGTATTGGCCAGGCAGCAGAAATCGCTCAAGCCGTTATTTTTCTTTGCTCTGATGCTGCCAGCTACATCACAGGTCAGTCTTTGGCGATCGATGGCGGATATACGGCGAGTTAA
- a CDS encoding CPBP family intramembrane glutamic endopeptidase: MMMSKVPSNSPQGQGKTFAAVSEQSSPNKPSCPGWLEIIVGLVVFGAVARGGVLLSGQLGLDPVVYGLALAALSVIAPFAGFAAAALLRLRSWCAFGVRRTTARWLLIGVGAGVVAFVVRGFAAMAYTALTGDSSTPQEVYGDAGSGGVLSLVLATLFIGLLVPLVEELLFRGVITNALLRYGPLIGVVGSTLIFALAHGVNIVFAIALVFGLVSAELFRRSGSIWPGVIAHVINNLPTVFVLVLIRAA; encoded by the coding sequence ATGATGATGTCCAAAGTGCCTTCTAACTCCCCACAGGGACAGGGAAAGACCTTTGCCGCTGTTTCAGAGCAGTCCTCACCCAACAAGCCCTCCTGTCCGGGCTGGCTCGAGATCATCGTCGGTCTCGTCGTCTTTGGCGCTGTCGCACGTGGGGGTGTGTTGCTGTCCGGGCAGCTCGGTCTCGATCCCGTCGTCTACGGACTGGCCCTCGCCGCGCTGTCTGTTATCGCCCCCTTTGCTGGGTTTGCGGCAGCGGCGCTGCTGCGCCTCCGCTCGTGGTGCGCCTTCGGTGTGCGCCGCACCACAGCGCGCTGGCTCCTGATCGGGGTCGGAGCGGGGGTGGTCGCCTTCGTGGTCAGAGGTTTTGCGGCCATGGCCTACACCGCCCTCACCGGAGATAGCTCCACCCCCCAGGAGGTGTACGGTGACGCTGGCAGCGGCGGGGTGCTGTCCCTGGTGCTGGCTACGCTGTTTATCGGTCTGCTTGTGCCCCTCGTCGAGGAACTGCTCTTCCGGGGTGTTATCACGAACGCGTTGCTGCGCTACGGCCCGTTGATTGGTGTAGTGGGCAGCACCCTGATCTTCGCCCTCGCTCACGGCGTCAACATCGTCTTCGCAATAGCTTTGGTATTTGGTCTCGTCAGCGCTGAATTGTTCCGCCGCAGCGGCTCGATCTGGCCTGGCGTCATCGCCCACGTTATCAACAACCTGCCCACGGTCTTCGTGTTGGTGCTCATCAGAGCGGCCTGA
- a CDS encoding SDR family NAD(P)-dependent oxidoreductase, translated as MTETFGAKSTADEVLAGVDLKGKRFLVTGASSGIGLETARSLVAHGASVVGAVRNLAKAEPATASVRDAASQEGGSLELIELDLASLQSVRDCVDKLLANGQPFDSIIANAGVMATPFGRTIDGFEVQFGTNHLGHFALINQIEPLLADNGRLVVLSSLAHRGADIDLDHPNFEQQAYDPWVAYGRSKPPIHCSLWSLTDGIEIAAFGLLR; from the coding sequence ATGACTGAAACATTTGGTGCAAAATCGACCGCCGACGAGGTGCTTGCGGGCGTTGATCTCAAGGGAAAGCGATTCCTCGTTACGGGTGCATCGTCGGGCATTGGGCTTGAAACCGCCCGCTCACTGGTCGCTCACGGGGCTAGTGTCGTCGGCGCGGTCAGAAACCTCGCTAAAGCTGAGCCAGCCACTGCATCAGTTCGTGATGCCGCGTCGCAAGAAGGTGGCAGCCTGGAGTTGATCGAGCTCGATCTGGCATCCTTGCAAAGCGTTCGTGACTGCGTGGATAAACTGTTGGCTAATGGACAGCCGTTCGATTCCATCATCGCTAACGCTGGCGTTATGGCAACTCCGTTTGGTCGAACGATCGACGGCTTTGAAGTCCAGTTCGGGACGAACCATCTTGGCCATTTCGCCCTGATCAATCAGATCGAGCCGCTGCTCGCCGATAATGGACGGCTGGTAGTCCTGTCGTCGCTCGCGCATCGCGGTGCCGATATCGACTTGGACCATCCGAATTTCGAGCAGCAGGCGTACGACCCATGGGTCGCTTATGGCCGGTCGAAACCGCCAATTCACTGTTCGCTGTGGAGTTTGACAGACGGCATCGAGATCGCGGCATTCGGGCTGCTTCGGTGA